A portion of the Chlamydia avium 10DC88 genome contains these proteins:
- a CDS encoding ABC transporter ATP-binding protein produces the protein MLNSLLHINNLTITSNRPHKQLIHSLSLKIQKQRSLALVGENGSGKTTIIKAILGFLPDNCTIAQGNIFFEGKDLVTLSQKDFQKIRGRKISTILQNAMGSLTPSMQIGEQIIETLVHHEKITRQEAYDKALDLLSSVHIPKRCFHLYPFELSGGMRQRVVIAIALASSPQLILADEPTTALDSISQAQVLRILHNVSIEKNTTILLVTHNLALVTELCDDIAIIKDGQLVEAGRVNKVFSSPDHPYTQRLLNSIEKIPLTASSSPILRKKICPLTKSNTT, from the coding sequence ATGCTTAATTCCCTACTCCATATTAATAACCTAACAATTACCTCAAACCGTCCCCATAAACAACTGATTCACTCTCTATCTTTAAAAATACAAAAACAGCGTAGCTTAGCCTTAGTCGGTGAAAATGGATCAGGGAAAACCACAATTATTAAAGCTATTCTTGGATTTCTTCCCGATAACTGTACAATAGCCCAAGGAAACATCTTCTTCGAAGGAAAAGATCTCGTAACATTATCTCAAAAAGATTTTCAAAAAATCCGTGGCAGAAAGATTTCTACTATACTACAAAATGCTATGGGATCACTGACACCATCTATGCAGATTGGAGAACAAATTATTGAAACTCTAGTTCATCACGAAAAAATTACACGACAAGAAGCTTATGACAAAGCACTTGATCTCCTTTCTAGCGTACACATTCCCAAACGTTGTTTTCACCTTTATCCCTTTGAACTCAGTGGAGGTATGCGACAACGTGTTGTAATTGCCATTGCGCTTGCCAGCTCACCACAACTTATTCTTGCCGATGAGCCCACCACAGCCCTGGATTCCATATCTCAAGCCCAAGTATTACGCATATTGCATAACGTAAGTATAGAAAAAAATACCACTATCCTACTTGTTACACATAATCTTGCTCTTGTTACAGAACTCTGTGATGACATCGCTATTATTAAAGATGGTCAACTAGTGGAAGCAGGAAGAGTTAATAAAGTATTCTCCTCCCCCGACCATCCCTATACCCAACGTCTCCTTAACTCAATAGAAAAAATCCCCCTTACTGCTTCCTCATCCCCTATTTTACGAAAAAAAATCTGCCCATTAACAAAATCAAACACTACCTAA